One genomic region from Streptomyces sp. NBC_00582 encodes:
- a CDS encoding glycerol-3-phosphate dehydrogenase/oxidase has product MTSQSTLSSVPALGTHPASGSNPSRAETREQLSKASYDLLVIGGGILGISTAWHAAQSGLRVALVDAGDFAGATSSASSKLLHGGLRYLQTGAVKLVAENHFERRAVSRQVAPHLANPLTFYLPVYKGGPHGAAKLGAGVFAYSALSAFGDGVGHLLSPAKAAQDVPELRTENLKAVAVYGDDQMNDARMALMTVRAAVEAGAVVLNHAEVTGLRFTRGRVTGADLKDRVSGDEFGVNARLVLNATGPWVDHLRKMEDPNAAPSIRLSKGAHLVLKRTSPWKAALATPIDKYRITFALPWEDMLLLGTTDEEFEGDPADVAVNDKDIAQILDEAAFSVRDQQLSRDNITYAFAGLRVLPGGPGDTAKAKRETVVTEGRGGMLSVAGGKWTTFRHIGRTVMQKLEALPGHPLGDDFEPISSLPKKLPLPGVANPRAVAHRLLVDHPAPGPRMAADTAKHLATHYGSLAFDIARLANDNPELGERVHPDAPEIWAQVVYARDHEWAETADDVLRRRTTLTIRGLATDEVRGKVQDLLDKK; this is encoded by the coding sequence ATGACCAGTCAGTCCACCCTGAGTTCCGTGCCTGCCCTGGGGACGCACCCGGCCTCCGGCTCGAACCCGAGCCGCGCCGAGACCCGGGAGCAGCTCTCCAAGGCGTCGTACGACCTTCTTGTCATCGGCGGCGGCATCCTGGGCATCTCCACCGCCTGGCACGCCGCGCAGTCCGGCCTCAGGGTGGCCCTGGTCGACGCCGGCGACTTCGCCGGCGCCACCTCCTCCGCCTCCTCCAAGCTGCTTCACGGCGGTCTGCGCTATCTGCAGACCGGCGCGGTGAAACTGGTGGCGGAGAACCACTTCGAGCGCCGTGCGGTCTCCCGTCAGGTGGCCCCCCACCTGGCGAATCCGCTCACCTTCTACCTCCCCGTGTACAAGGGCGGGCCGCACGGCGCGGCGAAGCTCGGGGCGGGCGTGTTCGCCTACTCCGCCCTGTCGGCCTTCGGCGACGGGGTCGGGCACCTGCTCTCCCCCGCCAAGGCCGCGCAGGACGTGCCCGAGCTGCGCACCGAGAACCTCAAGGCCGTGGCCGTGTACGGCGACGACCAGATGAACGACGCGCGCATGGCGCTGATGACGGTCCGCGCGGCCGTCGAGGCGGGCGCGGTCGTCCTCAACCACGCCGAGGTCACCGGGCTGCGCTTCACCCGGGGCCGGGTCACCGGCGCGGACCTGAAGGACCGCGTCTCCGGTGACGAGTTCGGGGTGAACGCCCGGCTGGTGCTCAACGCGACCGGCCCCTGGGTCGACCACCTGCGGAAGATGGAGGACCCGAACGCGGCCCCCTCCATCCGGCTCTCCAAGGGCGCGCATCTGGTCCTGAAGCGGACCTCCCCGTGGAAGGCCGCGCTCGCGACCCCCATAGACAAGTACCGCATCACCTTCGCCCTCCCCTGGGAGGACATGCTCCTGCTGGGCACCACCGACGAGGAGTTCGAGGGCGACCCGGCGGACGTCGCGGTCAACGACAAGGACATCGCGCAGATCCTCGACGAGGCCGCGTTCTCCGTCCGCGACCAGCAGCTCTCCCGGGACAACATCACGTACGCCTTCGCGGGTCTGCGGGTGCTGCCGGGCGGACCCGGCGACACCGCCAAGGCCAAGCGCGAGACGGTGGTGACCGAGGGCCGGGGCGGGATGCTGTCCGTGGCGGGCGGCAAGTGGACCACCTTCCGCCACATCGGCCGTACGGTGATGCAGAAGCTGGAGGCGCTGCCGGGCCACCCGCTCGGTGACGACTTCGAGCCGATCTCCTCGCTGCCGAAGAAGCTGCCGCTGCCCGGTGTCGCCAACCCGCGCGCGGTCGCCCACCGGCTCCTGGTGGACCACCCGGCGCCCGGCCCGCGCATGGCCGCCGACACCGCCAAGCACCTGGCCACCCACTACGGCTCGCTGGCCTTCGACATCGCCCGGCTGGCGAACGACAACCCCGAGCTGGGCGAGCGCGTCCACCCCGACGCCCCCGAGATCTGGGCGCAGGTCGTCTACGCCCGTGACCACGAGTGGGCCGAGACGGCGGACGACGTGCTGCGCCGCCGCACCACGCTGACGATCCGCGGCCTGGCCACGGACGAGGTGCGCGGCAAGGTGCAGGACCTGCTCGACAAGAAGTAG
- a CDS encoding SMI1/KNR4 family protein, with protein MNTEQADPAELAALREAFAVDDGGVSALGWEAVHAVEREHGVVLPEPYRTFVAEMTDGSHQGPPEYGMVGLAEGTEKQSPGKPFPLTRGWLWEEDDGPYDDPEAVMEQVGDHGSVVLGTDGCGMFWHLVVTGPHRGHIWHITDVGAMPFGAEFGYTTCAPGFAGWVAHWAAGKEWFDAE; from the coding sequence ATGAACACCGAACAGGCGGATCCCGCCGAACTGGCGGCCCTGCGGGAGGCCTTCGCCGTGGACGACGGCGGCGTGTCGGCGCTCGGCTGGGAGGCCGTGCACGCCGTCGAGAGGGAGCACGGGGTCGTACTGCCGGAGCCGTACCGGACGTTCGTGGCGGAGATGACCGACGGGTCCCACCAGGGGCCGCCGGAGTACGGGATGGTGGGGCTCGCCGAGGGCACCGAGAAACAGTCTCCGGGCAAGCCCTTCCCCCTTACGCGGGGGTGGCTGTGGGAGGAGGACGACGGGCCGTACGACGACCCGGAGGCCGTCATGGAGCAGGTCGGCGACCATGGTTCGGTCGTCCTCGGAACGGACGGCTGCGGCATGTTCTGGCACCTCGTCGTCACCGGCCCCCACCGCGGCCACATATGGCACATCACCGACGTCGGCGCCATGCCCTTCGGCGCCGAGTTCGGCTACACGACCTGCGCGCCCGGCTTCGCCGGCTGGGTCGCGCACTGGGCCGCCGGGAAGGAGTGGTTCGACGCCGAGTGA